A genomic stretch from Setaria italica strain Yugu1 chromosome VII, Setaria_italica_v2.0, whole genome shotgun sequence includes:
- the LOC101767531 gene encoding uncharacterized protein LOC101767531, with amino-acid sequence MEAYVLFARGKQAIRFEEQEEDIGCDSSAAGSSTSSSDEVELADDASSSGSTGDHFEMASLMTQLPIKRGLSKFFDGKSQSFASLAAVAGLEDLPKPPAKRLKASRSCGVGLKDAHRGSLAAPAAGKKQAPRARLSAPRRLMRMRPLVTARPAAAAGQPLLFA; translated from the exons ATGGAGGCCTACGTCCTGTTCGCGCGCGGCAAGCAGGCGATCAGAttcgaggagcaggaggaggacatCGGCTGCGACTCGTCCGCGGCGGGTTCCTCAACGTCGTCGTCGGATGAGgtggagctcgccgacgacgCCAGCTCGTCGGGGTCGACCGGCGACCACTTCGAGATGGCCTCCCTCATGACGCAGCTCCCAATCAA GAGGGGCCTGTCCAAGTTCTTCGACGGCAAGTCGCAGTCGTTCGCGtcgctggcggcggtggccggcctgGAGGACCTGCCCAAGCCGCCGGCGAAGCGCCTCAAGGCGTCGCGGAGCTGCGGCGTCGGCCTCAAGGACGCGCACCGCGGCAGCCtcgccgcgcccgcggccggCAAGAAGCAGGCCCCCAGGGCGCGCCTGTCGGCGCCGAGGAGACTGATGCGGATGCGGCCCCTCGtgacggcgaggccggcggcggcggctgggcagCCCCTGCTATTTGCCTAG